One segment of Polaribacter huanghezhanensis DNA contains the following:
- a CDS encoding efflux RND transporter periplasmic adaptor subunit: protein MKKYKNYLIAAGILILGIILGNVFSGGNSETKHSKTEHNLVQDPVSKLWTCSMHPQIRAEKPGDCPICGMELIPLETSSDSSENIADNEIVMSDQAYQLANIQTTTVERSKAIKEIRLLGRVKPDERRLYSQVSHIPGRIERLYVNFTGEKVTKGQPIVRIYSPDLITAQKELFEAIRSRAVYPQLYTASRNKLKLWKLTDAQIDAIEKSGKVSEQVDIYSDYSGYVMQKNVALGDYIKAGGSLYDIANLSSVWVLFEAYEADIPWIHIGDNVDFTIQANPGKAFKGKITFVDPFVSAKTRVAKVRVEIANVDRKLLPEMYATGVIKAKLKNIKDAIIIPKSAVLWTGKRSVVYVKVPHDRTISFVYREIILGQNMGDFYIVASGLKAGEIVATNGVFRIDASAQLMGQKSMMNPTGTSGNTGGMANMPGMNMGDDKTSGSLKEKKESKTDHATMNKRIKVSNAFQTQLEKAFTQYIALKDAFTKDDAETAQKSAKELLKAMDKVDMKQLKNMDAHNHWMTVSKEIVSFATAISKTLDIEKQRNHFIHLSVYLSKAVKLFGVNKQVYEQFCPMADTNKGAFWLSLDEKINNPYYGSKMATCGSTKTIIN, encoded by the coding sequence ATGAAAAAATATAAAAATTATCTCATCGCTGCCGGAATATTAATTCTCGGAATTATTTTAGGCAATGTATTTTCAGGAGGAAATTCTGAAACGAAACATTCTAAAACGGAACATAACCTTGTTCAAGACCCAGTTAGCAAATTGTGGACTTGCTCGATGCATCCACAAATAAGAGCAGAAAAACCAGGCGATTGTCCTATTTGTGGAATGGAGCTTATTCCATTAGAAACGTCAAGCGATTCTTCAGAAAACATCGCAGACAACGAAATTGTAATGAGTGATCAAGCTTATCAATTGGCAAATATTCAAACCACAACTGTAGAACGTTCTAAAGCAATAAAAGAAATTCGTTTGTTAGGTAGAGTAAAACCAGATGAAAGACGTTTGTATTCTCAAGTCTCTCATATTCCAGGGCGAATTGAGCGTTTGTATGTGAATTTTACGGGAGAAAAAGTAACAAAAGGGCAACCAATCGTTCGCATCTATTCTCCGGATTTAATTACGGCACAAAAAGAATTGTTTGAAGCGATACGATCTAGAGCGGTTTATCCACAGTTATACACAGCATCACGTAATAAATTAAAGTTATGGAAGCTTACGGATGCACAAATAGATGCGATAGAAAAATCAGGAAAAGTGAGCGAACAAGTAGATATATATTCAGATTATTCGGGTTATGTAATGCAAAAAAATGTAGCGCTAGGAGATTATATAAAAGCTGGTGGTAGTTTATATGATATTGCTAATTTAAGTTCGGTTTGGGTATTGTTTGAAGCTTATGAGGCTGATATTCCTTGGATTCATATTGGTGATAATGTAGATTTTACCATACAAGCAAACCCTGGTAAAGCATTTAAAGGAAAAATCACTTTCGTAGATCCTTTTGTATCTGCAAAAACCCGAGTTGCTAAAGTACGAGTAGAGATCGCAAATGTAGACCGAAAATTACTGCCAGAAATGTATGCAACTGGAGTTATAAAAGCAAAACTTAAAAACATAAAGGATGCTATAATTATCCCTAAATCGGCAGTGTTATGGACAGGAAAACGATCTGTAGTATATGTAAAAGTACCTCACGATAGAACGATTTCTTTTGTATACAGAGAAATTATTTTAGGTCAAAACATGGGAGATTTTTATATTGTTGCAAGCGGATTGAAAGCGGGTGAAATAGTAGCAACAAATGGTGTCTTTAGAATTGATGCTTCTGCTCAATTAATGGGGCAAAAAAGTATGATGAATCCAACTGGAACTTCTGGAAATACAGGAGGAATGGCAAATATGCCTGGAATGAATATGGGTGATGATAAAACCAGCGGTAGTTTAAAAGAGAAAAAGGAAAGTAAGACAGATCATGCTACAATGAATAAACGCATTAAAGTTTCTAACGCTTTTCAAACTCAATTAGAAAAAGCTTTTACTCAATATATTGCGCTTAAAGATGCGTTTACAAAAGATGATGCAGAAACAGCTCAAAAATCTGCAAAAGAACTATTAAAAGCAATGGATAAAGTAGATATGAAACAATTAAAAAATATGGACGCGCATAATCATTGGATGACTGTTTCTAAAGAAATTGTAAGTTTTGCAACGGCTATTTCAAAAACTTTAGATATTGAAAAACAACGCAATCATTTTATACATTTATCAGTATATTTATCTAAAGCAGTAAAATTATTTGGAGTTAATAAGCAGGTTTATGAACAATTTTGCCCAATGGCAGATACTAATAAAGGAGCTTTTTGGTTGAGTTTAGACGAAAAAATAAATAATCCATATTATGGATCTAAAATGGCTACTTGCGGTAGCACAAAAACAATAATTAATTAA
- a CDS encoding TolC family protein has product MKKIIKQLFFFSVLMLFVSSAFGQEQLKNYLVVAAKNNPGLKAKFSNYMAAMEKVPQVGALPDPSFAFGYFVQPVETRVGPQNWKFNVSQSFPWFGLLSAKEDVATEMAKAKYEVFENAKSNLFFEVKTAYYNYYFIEKAIEITQKNIRILEAFKRLSLVKIEAGKASIVDELRVELELNDLRNQLELLKDTKQVLQIQFNNLLNTKASTKINVPIMLWQDELPIDKQTVLDAIYSSNHQLKSIDHRLNAFINQEVVAQKEGLPKFTIGLDYTIISKNAGSTVSNNGKDAFMFPSIGIKIPLFRKKYKALIKEAKYMQEAEISNKKDKKNSLSTIYEKTHKNYSDSDRRILLNKKQTEIAKKVLDVLITSYSTDSKDFEEVLRIERQLLKYELAYQKALIDKNVATAFVNYLIGN; this is encoded by the coding sequence ATGAAAAAAATTATAAAACAGCTATTCTTTTTTAGTGTGTTGATGCTATTTGTATCGAGCGCTTTTGGACAAGAACAGCTAAAAAATTATTTAGTAGTTGCCGCTAAAAATAACCCTGGATTAAAAGCGAAATTCAGCAATTATATGGCGGCTATGGAAAAAGTACCTCAAGTAGGTGCTTTACCAGATCCAAGTTTCGCTTTTGGGTATTTTGTGCAACCTGTTGAGACAAGAGTTGGTCCACAAAATTGGAAATTTAATGTATCGCAAAGCTTTCCTTGGTTTGGATTGTTGAGTGCTAAAGAAGATGTGGCTACCGAAATGGCAAAAGCAAAATACGAAGTATTTGAAAATGCAAAATCAAATTTATTCTTTGAAGTAAAAACAGCCTATTACAATTATTATTTTATTGAAAAAGCGATAGAAATAACACAAAAGAATATTCGAATTTTGGAGGCTTTTAAACGCCTGTCTTTGGTTAAAATTGAAGCTGGAAAGGCATCCATCGTAGATGAACTTCGAGTGGAATTAGAATTGAATGATTTGCGCAATCAATTGGAATTACTTAAAGATACCAAACAGGTATTGCAAATACAGTTTAATAATTTATTGAACACTAAAGCAAGTACTAAAATTAATGTTCCGATAATGTTATGGCAAGATGAATTACCAATAGATAAACAAACCGTTCTGGATGCTATTTATAGTTCAAATCATCAATTAAAGAGTATCGATCATAGATTGAATGCTTTTATAAATCAAGAGGTAGTAGCACAAAAAGAAGGGCTTCCAAAATTTACCATTGGTTTGGATTATACAATCATTAGCAAGAATGCAGGCTCTACAGTGTCAAACAACGGAAAAGATGCTTTTATGTTTCCATCTATTGGAATAAAAATTCCTTTATTTAGAAAAAAGTATAAAGCTCTTATCAAGGAAGCTAAATACATGCAAGAGGCTGAAATTTCTAATAAAAAAGACAAAAAAAATAGTCTTTCTACCATTTATGAAAAAACACATAAAAATTATAGTGATAGTGACAGACGCATTTTGTTAAATAAGAAACAAACAGAAATTGCAAAAAAAGTGTTGGATGTTTTGATTACATCCTATTCTACGGATTCTAAAGATTTTGAAGAAGTATTGCGTATCGAACGTCAATTATTAAAATATGAATTGGCATATCAAAAAGCACTAATTGATAAAAATGTAGCTACTGCATTTGTAAATTATTTAATAGGAAATTAA
- a CDS encoding efflux RND transporter permease subunit — protein MLNKTIRYFLENKLITFLLLATFIIGGLVTAPFNWETSFIERSPVPVDAIPDIGENQQIVYTEWMGQSPQDIENQITYPLTTALLGVPGVKTIRSNSIFGLSSIYIIFNDDVDFYWSRTRILEKLNSLPPGTVPNEVKPALGPDATALGQVYWYTLEGRDPKTGKPTGGWDPQELRTIQDFYVRYYLTATSGVSEVASIGGFLKEYQIEIDPDAMKANNVDVKMIMNAVKNSNLDIGARTLEFNKVEYLVRGLGYIKSLSDLEESVVTVRDNVPIRLKDVAKIQFGPATRRGGLDKGGVEAVGGVVVARYGANPQAVIKSLKDKIKEVAPGLPSKTLADGTVSKITIVPFYDRSGLIQETLGTLESSLSHEILISILVVIVLVLNLRASVLISTLLPVGVLMTFILMKYFNVDANIVALSGIAIAIGVMVDVGIVFTENIIRHLEMPENEGIKGKRLVEVIYIATVEVASAIMTALATTIVSFLPVFAMQASEGKLFRPLAWTKTFALVSSLFIGILFIPAIAQVLFSIRLDKKKTSRIFNALLIGFGLVFTIAYGSIIALALIAFGVNNLLTKVAPRSFLNNKIKLPYSEKTANLINIIITTLIVLYFLTVEWMPLGASNSTFVNFIFVIIIVGSVLGVLMTIVHFYTSILAWCLDNKWKFLSVPIIVVFFGITIWLGFGKTFGFMPNFVKNNSAWASLGKTFPGIGKEFMPALNEGSFLLMPTTMPHSGITENTEVIASIDKHVMTIPEIASSVGKWGRVNSALDPAPTSMYENTINYIPEYMLDADGHRERFKVDDNQAFVLKDGTTYKYGKDEFLKITKEELILDEDGENFRQWREKIKKPDDIWKEIIKHAKFPGLTSAPKLQPIQTRLIMLATGMRAPMGIKVFGPTLESIEKVGFELERLLKEVPSINPSTVFADRVVGKPYLEIKLNRQAMSRYGLTIKDMQMQLSVAIGGKQLTTTVEGRERFPVRVRYAREFRDNPEDIKKILIPTPTGVQVELGELASIEYVRGPQVIKSEDTFLTGYVIFDMKEGNAETNVVEAAQKLIKAKIDSGEFKLPAGVTYRFTGNYENQIRASKRLMIVVPISLVLILLILYFQFKHILPSLMVFSGIFVAFSGGFIMIWLYGQEWFLNFSFAGVHMRDLFQLHTINLSVAVWVGFIALFGIATDDGVIMGTYLTQVFDEEKPTTVKDIRTSVLHAGAKRVRPAMMTAAVAVIALIPVLTATGKGSDVVVPMAIPSFGGMLLQVMTMFVVPVLYCMWKEHGLKRQLKKMTEKTN, from the coding sequence ATGTTAAATAAAACCATTCGTTATTTTCTTGAAAACAAGCTAATAACATTTCTATTACTCGCTACCTTTATTATTGGAGGTCTAGTTACCGCTCCATTTAATTGGGAAACCTCATTTATTGAGCGAAGCCCAGTTCCTGTAGATGCCATTCCCGATATTGGTGAAAACCAACAAATTGTCTATACCGAATGGATGGGACAATCACCTCAGGATATTGAAAATCAAATTACCTATCCGCTAACAACAGCGCTACTAGGTGTTCCAGGAGTAAAAACCATCCGAAGTAATTCTATTTTTGGGCTCTCTAGTATTTACATTATTTTTAATGATGATGTAGATTTTTATTGGAGTAGAACTCGTATTCTAGAAAAACTAAATTCCTTACCTCCTGGCACAGTTCCTAATGAGGTCAAACCAGCACTTGGACCCGATGCAACAGCGTTAGGACAAGTTTATTGGTACACTTTAGAAGGAAGAGATCCAAAAACAGGAAAACCAACAGGCGGTTGGGATCCGCAAGAACTAAGAACCATTCAAGATTTTTATGTTCGATATTATTTAACTGCAACTAGCGGAGTTTCTGAAGTAGCATCTATTGGTGGATTTTTAAAAGAGTATCAAATCGAAATCGATCCTGATGCAATGAAAGCCAATAATGTAGATGTAAAAATGATTATGAATGCTGTTAAAAACAGCAATCTCGATATTGGTGCTCGTACTTTAGAATTTAATAAAGTAGAGTATTTAGTGAGAGGATTGGGGTATATTAAAAGTTTATCTGATCTCGAAGAAAGTGTGGTTACCGTTAGAGATAATGTCCCAATCCGCTTAAAAGATGTCGCCAAAATTCAATTTGGTCCAGCAACACGAAGAGGTGGTCTCGACAAAGGTGGGGTTGAAGCCGTTGGTGGTGTTGTTGTGGCAAGATATGGTGCAAATCCACAAGCTGTAATTAAATCATTAAAAGATAAAATAAAAGAAGTTGCTCCTGGTTTGCCTTCAAAAACCCTGGCAGATGGAACCGTTTCTAAAATTACCATCGTTCCTTTTTATGATCGTTCTGGATTGATCCAAGAAACCTTAGGAACTTTAGAATCTTCTTTGTCACATGAAATTTTGATTAGTATTTTGGTAGTGATTGTTTTGGTGCTAAATTTAAGAGCTTCCGTATTAATATCCACGTTACTGCCTGTTGGAGTATTAATGACTTTTATCTTAATGAAATACTTTAATGTCGATGCCAACATTGTTGCATTATCAGGTATCGCTATCGCGATAGGTGTTATGGTGGATGTGGGAATTGTCTTTACCGAAAACATTATCAGGCATCTCGAAATGCCAGAAAATGAAGGTATTAAAGGAAAACGGTTAGTGGAAGTTATTTATATAGCAACGGTTGAAGTGGCATCTGCAATAATGACGGCATTAGCAACTACCATTGTAAGTTTCTTACCTGTTTTTGCGATGCAAGCATCCGAAGGAAAATTATTTAGACCGTTAGCGTGGACGAAGACTTTTGCTTTGGTGTCTTCATTATTTATTGGGATATTATTTATCCCGGCAATTGCACAAGTATTATTTTCTATTCGACTGGACAAAAAGAAAACCAGTAGAATATTTAACGCCTTATTAATTGGTTTTGGTCTTGTGTTTACAATAGCATACGGAAGTATTATTGCACTTGCTTTGATTGCATTTGGAGTAAATAATTTACTAACAAAAGTAGCACCAAGAAGCTTTTTAAATAATAAAATAAAATTACCGTACTCAGAAAAAACAGCAAACTTAATCAACATTATAATTACAACACTTATTGTTCTTTATTTTTTAACAGTTGAATGGATGCCTTTAGGAGCTTCAAATTCTACGTTTGTGAACTTTATTTTTGTAATCATTATTGTAGGTTCTGTATTAGGGGTCTTAATGACTATTGTACATTTTTATACAAGCATATTGGCTTGGTGTTTAGATAACAAATGGAAATTTTTAAGTGTTCCAATTATTGTTGTCTTTTTTGGAATTACTATTTGGTTAGGTTTCGGAAAAACCTTTGGGTTTATGCCCAATTTTGTTAAAAACAATAGTGCTTGGGCTAGTTTAGGCAAAACGTTTCCAGGAATTGGAAAAGAATTTATGCCAGCGTTAAATGAAGGTTCTTTTCTATTAATGCCAACCACAATGCCACATTCTGGTATTACCGAAAACACGGAAGTTATTGCTAGTATAGACAAACATGTAATGACCATTCCAGAAATAGCATCGTCTGTAGGTAAGTGGGGACGTGTCAATTCGGCTTTAGATCCTGCTCCTACATCTATGTATGAAAACACCATCAATTATATTCCTGAATATATGTTGGATGCTGATGGACATAGAGAGCGCTTTAAAGTTGATGATAATCAAGCCTTTGTTTTAAAAGATGGAACAACCTATAAATATGGTAAAGACGAATTTCTTAAAATAACTAAAGAAGAACTTATTTTAGATGAAGATGGGGAGAATTTTAGACAGTGGCGTGAAAAGATTAAAAAGCCAGACGATATTTGGAAAGAAATTATCAAACATGCCAAATTTCCAGGATTAACTTCTGCACCCAAATTGCAACCTATTCAAACACGATTAATCATGTTGGCAACAGGAATGCGTGCGCCAATGGGAATTAAAGTATTTGGACCCACATTAGAGTCAATTGAAAAAGTAGGTTTTGAATTAGAACGTTTATTAAAAGAAGTTCCAAGTATCAATCCATCTACCGTTTTTGCCGATAGAGTTGTTGGTAAACCTTATTTAGAAATTAAACTAAATAGACAAGCAATGTCTCGTTACGGGTTAACCATTAAGGATATGCAAATGCAATTGTCTGTGGCAATCGGTGGAAAACAACTAACAACAACTGTTGAAGGTAGAGAGCGTTTTCCTGTTCGTGTTAGATACGCCAGAGAGTTTAGAGACAATCCAGAGGATATTAAAAAGATTTTAATTCCAACTCCAACTGGTGTTCAAGTAGAATTGGGCGAATTGGCATCCATAGAATATGTAAGAGGCCCACAGGTGATAAAAAGTGAAGATACTTTTTTAACTGGCTATGTCATTTTTGATATGAAGGAAGGCAATGCAGAAACCAATGTGGTAGAAGCAGCACAAAAATTAATCAAAGCTAAAATTGATTCGGGCGAATTTAAATTACCAGCGGGTGTAACGTATCGTTTTACAGGAAATTACGAAAATCAGATAAGAGCCTCAAAACGTCTTATGATTGTAGTACCAATTTCATTGGTCTTAATTCTATTGATATTGTATTTTCAGTTCAAACATATTTTACCATCATTGATGGTGTTTTCAGGTATTTTTGTAGCTTTTTCTGGTGGTTTTATCATGATTTGGCTGTATGGTCAAGAGTGGTTTTTAAATTTCAGCTTTGCAGGTGTTCATATGCGAGATTTATTTCAATTACACACCATTAATTTAAGCGTCGCCGTTTGGGTAGGTTTTATTGCCTTATTTGGGATTGCAACCGATGACGGTGTTATTATGGGAACGTATTTAACGCAAGTTTTTGATGAGGAAAAACCGACAACGGTGAAAGATATCAGAACTTCTGTGTTACATGCAGGAGCAAAACGAGTACGACCAGCGATGATGACAGCAGCAGTTGCAGTGATTGCACTGATTCCTGTGTTGACAGCAACCGGGAAAGGATCAGATGTTGTGGTGCCTATGGCAATTCCGTCTTTTGGAGGGATGTTGCTACAAGTGATGACCATGTTTGTAGTTCCGGTATTGTATTGCATGTGGAAAGAGCACGGATTAAAAAGACAGCTTAAAAAAATGACAGAAAAAACAAATTAA
- a CDS encoding HYC_CC_PP family protein, with translation MKQITHKIVSFLMAFVVLFSTMSFTVDMHFCGDVLVDSSMLSSAESCGMETQDLSSEECVTIKKSCCDDKQIVVAGQNELQITFDKLSLKQQKLITSFVYAFINPFDSVQENKNSYTDYKTPLVVKDIQKLDETYLI, from the coding sequence ATGAAACAAATAACTCATAAAATAGTATCTTTTTTAATGGCTTTTGTAGTGTTATTCTCTACAATGTCGTTTACTGTTGATATGCACTTTTGTGGTGATGTTTTAGTAGATTCATCAATGTTGAGTTCTGCAGAAAGTTGTGGTATGGAAACACAAGACCTTTCTAGTGAAGAATGTGTTACAATTAAAAAGAGTTGTTGCGATGACAAACAGATTGTTGTTGCGGGTCAAAATGAACTACAAATAACTTTTGACAAGCTTTCACTTAAACAACAAAAACTTATAACTTCATTTGTTTACGCTTTCATAAATCCTTTTGATAGTGTACAAGAAAACAAGAATTCTTATACAGATTACAAAACTCCTTTGGTCGTCAAGGATATACAAAAACTTGACGAAACTTATTTAATTTGA